Proteins encoded in a region of the Prunus persica cultivar Lovell chromosome G4, Prunus_persica_NCBIv2, whole genome shotgun sequence genome:
- the LOC18779168 gene encoding serine acetyltransferase 1, chloroplastic: MKGLAVARSLYKASPFLSNQKLLSPNSSVHTNFQFLSPISSLPKQQAILNPMAACIDTSRTGSPQNKPLSRDPNRSKTDEDPYQFMRFCRGNFSDQVSCLPICQNRTKTTHTRRILDDLEQDEDKGDGLWLKMQDEARADINQEPMLSNFIYASILAHASLESALANHLSVKLSNSSLSLGTLVDIFMGVLTEDQEVIKAVKDDLRAVKERDPACVSYTHCFLNFKGFLACQSHRIAHKLWSQGRTVLALLIQNRVSEVFAVDIHPGAKIGHGILLDHATGVVVGETAVIGNNVSILHNVTLGGTGKASGDRHPKIGDGVLIGAGTCILGNIKIGEGAKIGACSVVLKEVPPRTTAVGNPARLLGGKENPIKHDKIPSYTMDHTYNMSEWSDYVI, translated from the coding sequence ATGAAAGGTCTGGCCGTAGCTCGAAGCCTATATAAGGCTTCCCCTTTTCTCTCTAACCAGAAACTTCTCTCACCCAACTCCTCTGTCCacacaaattttcaatttctttcaccCATTTCCTCACTTCCCAAACAGCAAGCAATCTTGAATCCCATGGCTGCCTGTATTGACACTTCAAGAACTGGCTCACCCCAAAACAAGCCACTTTCTCGGGATCCAAACAGGTCCAAAACGGACGAAGATCCGTACCAGTTCATGAGATTCTGCCGTGGCAATTTCTCAGATCAAGTTTCTTGCCTACCCATTTGCCAGAATCGCACAAAAACCACACATACACGCAGAATCCTGGACGATCTTGAGCAAGATGAAGACAAGGGCGATGGGCTATGGCTGAAAATGCAAGATGAAGCTCGGGCAGATATTAATCAAGAACCcatgttgtcaaatttcatttacGCTTCAATTTTGGCACATGCATCTCTAGAAAGTGCCTTAGCCAATCATCTGTCTGTCAAACTGAGCAATTCTAGTCTCTCTCTTGGTACTCTAGTTGATATTTTCATGGGGGTGCTCACAGAGGATCAAGAAGTCATCAAGGCCGTGAAGGATGATCTAAGGGCAGTGAAAGAGAGGGACCCAGCTTGCGTAAGCTATACTCACTGTTTCTTGAATTTCAAGGGTTTCCTTGCATGCCAATCGCATAGGATTGCACATAAATTGTGGTCACAGGGCAGGACGGTCTTGGCCTTGTTGATCCAGAACAGGGTATCTGAGGTTTTTGCTGTGGATATTCATCCCGGGGCGAAAATCGGACATGGGATTTTGCTCGATCACGCTACTGGAGTTGTTGTCGGCGAGACGGCGGTGATCGGAAACAATGTGTCAATTTTGCACAATGTGACCTTGGGAGGGACTGGAAAGGCCTCAGGGGACAGGCACCCAAAGATTGGTGATGGGGTGCTTATTGGGGCAGGGACTTGTattttggggaacatcaaaattggTGAAGGGGCAAAGATTGGGGCTTGTTCTGTGGTTCTAAAGGAAGTGCCTCCAAGGACTACTGCAGTTGGGAACCCAGCTAGGCTGCTTGGAGGGAAAGAAAATCCAATCAAGCACGACAAGATTCCTAGTTACACCATGGACCATACTTACAACATGTCTGAGTGGTCTGATTATGTTATTTAG